One genomic segment of Sminthopsis crassicaudata isolate SCR6 chromosome 2, ASM4859323v1, whole genome shotgun sequence includes these proteins:
- the CES4A gene encoding carboxylesterase 4A gives MLVLVWISLAVCFPALGSSGSPVAVTKYGVLLGKQTRVGGKTVNIYLGVPFAKPPVGKLRFAPPEPPEPWDDLRNAVTYPPACLQQSWGQIAHLYFSNQKFLTWLRFQEDCLYLNIYTPAHAQRRNRLPVMVWFPGGAFVIGAASTYDGSVLSAHENVVVVSIQNRLGILGFLSTGDAHARGNWALLDQIAALRWVQENIAGFGGDPNSVTLFGQSSGAICISGLILSPLSKGLFHRAISQSGTALLNSFISYEPLKIAKRIAKVAKCETNSTQALVRCLRSKSEAEIQKLSNTMNFFKLNFTANPQETLWFVPAVVDGVVFTDSPKALLARGNFQQVPYLLGVNYIEFNWLLPYIMNAPVQPRIISSSKIFELLWNFSLLLNITKDQIPLVVKEYIGDFNFEQGKFKELVQIRNNFLELAGDGTFLVTSIQTARLHRDAGLPVYFYEFKHHPKTTFIIKARHDVADHGDEISFILGTRLHKKHASEEEKKLSRNMMKYWANFARTGDPNSHGLVEWPRYENEEKYLLLDLKQSVGVKLKEKKVAFWSKIHNQYHKQSQHGGEP, from the exons GTTCCTCAGGCTCACCTGTGGCAGTAACAAAGTATGGCGTACTCCTTGGAAAGCAGACTCGTGTGGGAGGAAAAACTGTCAACATTTACCTGGGGGTCCCTTTCGCCAAGCCCCCTGTGGGCAAGCTGAGATTTGCTCCTCCAGAGCCTCCTGAGCCTTGGGATGACCTAAGAAATGCAGTCACCTACCCTCCTGC GTGCCTCCAACAGTCCTGGGGCCAAATTGCACACCTGTACTTTTCAAACCAAAAATTCCTAACCTGGCTGAGATTCCAGGAGGACTGCTTGTATCTGAACATATACACACCAGCCCATGCCCAGAGGAGGAACAGACTACCA GTGATGGTCTGGTTTCCTGGTGGTGCCTTCGTGATAGGAGCAGCCTCTACATATGATGGCTCTGTGCTATCTGCCCATGAGAATGTGGTGGTGGTTTCCATTCAGAATCGGCTTGGCATCCTGGGCTTCCTCAG CACTGGAGATGCCCATGCCCGAGGGAACTGGGCACTGCTGGACCAGATAGCAGCTCTGCGTTGGGTGCAAGAGAACATTGCTGGTTTTGGCGGGGACCCCAACTCAGTGACCCTGTTTGGCCAGTCCTCGGGAGCCATATGTATTTCAGGGCTG ATTCTGTCTCCCTTATCCAAGGGCCTCTTCCATCGAGCCATCTCTCAGAGTGGAACAGCCCTCCTAAATTCCTTCATTTCTTATGAGCCATTGAAGATTGCCAAG AGAATTGCTAAAGTGGCCAAATGTGAAACTAACAGTACCCAGGCCCTGGTGCGGTGTCTCAGATCCAAGAGTGAGGCGGAGATCCAGAAGCTGTCTAATACAATG AACTTCTTCAAGCTGAACTTCACCGCTAACCCTCAGGAG ACCCTCTGGTTTGTGCCCGCTGTGGTAGATGGCGTCGTTTTCACCGACAGCCCCAAAGCGCTTCTGGCTCGAGGGAACTTCCAGCAGGTCCCCTACCTCCTGGGCGTGAACTACATAGAATTCAACTGGCTGCTGCCCTAC ATCATGAATGCTCCAGTCCAGCCTCGCATAATATCTAGCTCCAAAATCTTTGAACTGCTATGGAACTTCTCCTTGCTCCTG AACATCACCAAAGACCAAATTCCTCTGGTGGTGAAAGAGTACATAGGAGACTTTAACTTCGAACAAGGAAAATTTAAGGAGCTGGTTCAGATTCGAAACAATTTCCTGGAGTTGGCTGGggatggaacttttttggtaacATCCATTCAGACAGCACGTCTTCACAGAG ATGCTGGCCTTCCTGTCTACTTTTATGAGTTCAAGCATCATCCAAAAACTACGTTCATTATCAAAGCCCGACATGATGTAGCTGACCATGGTGATGAGATTAGCTTCATTCTTGGGACTCGACTCCACAAAA AGCATGCTTCCGAAGAAGAGAAAAAACTCAGCAGAAACATGATGAAATACTGGGCCAATTTTGCCCGCACAGG GGACCCCAATAGCCATGGCCTGGTGGAATGGCCACGATATGAGAATGAAGAGAAGTACCTGCTGCTGGATTTAAAACAGAGTGTGGGAGTAAAACTGAAGGAGAAAAAGGTGGCATTTTGGAGTAAGATCCATAACCAATACCACAAGCAATCTCAGCATGGAGGAGAGCCTTGA